GTTAAAATAAATCTCAAAACCACCGCTTCCTGTGTAGCCAGTGTTTGAAATAATAATATCGCTCACTCCCGCAACAGAACCTACTGTAAAGTGATAGTAAGGGATCTCAGAAAGGTTAGTTTCTGTTAATTTCTGAAGAATTTCAGTTGCTTTCGGACCCTGAACAGCCAATAAAGACATATCGTCGGACGCATTCGTCATTTTTGCTCCAAAAGTGTTGTATTTTGAAATATGATTCCAGTCTTTATCAATATTTGAAGCGTTTACCACCACAAAATATTTTTCGTCTGCCATTTTATAAACGATCAAATCATCTACAATTCCTCCGTTTTCGTTGGGTAGACAAGAATATTGTGCCTTTCCGTTTTCCAGAGCATCTACATTGTTGGTTGTAACCAACTGTAAAAGCTCTTTAGAACCGGGACCTTCAATAAAAAACTGTCCCATGTGAGAAACATCGAACAATCCTGCTTTTTCTCTTACGGCAAAATGTTCTTCAGTCACTCCGGAATACTGCACAGGCATTTCAAAACCTGCAAAAGGTACGATTTTAGCTCCCAAAGAAACGTGTTTGTCGTACAAGGCTGTTTTCTTCATATTTAAATTTATTTCTATTTCTTTATTTTAAAACTGTTAAAGGCTTCGTTGAAAAGCATCATATAATGACCATTCCAGTATTTTGGGTTACAATTAATGGAAATTAAATACAGGTCTTTATCTTTTTGGAAAACTTTGGTGACCCAAAAGAGTTTTTCTTTTTCATCGAGGTATTCATAAAAATATTCGGTATACCCTTTTTTTCCTTTGCTGCTTTTCACTTTATTTTCGTCATCAGTGGATTTATAAAGGGCGAGAATGAATTTTTTGGTCTCCTCTTTAGGAAGGGCAAGATCGTGATATTCAGAAATGGTAATAGCGCCCATTTCACCGGAAGGGAAAATATTGATGATATCACTGTCATTAGTCGTTTTCCAGCCATCCGGAACGTTGATAGAGTAGTTGGCTGTATCAAATACCGTAGATTTTTGAGCAAATGAAAAAGATGCTAACAAAAATGCAAAAGCGACTAATAATTTCTTCATTATCCTAAAAATGATGTTTATATTCAGCTAAAATAATCTTAAACCATTCGGTGAAGTTATCAGGATTTTCTGTAAGTTCTTTGTCAAGATCTTCAAAGGAAATATATCTTACGGCTGCCACTTCATTTTTGTTTAAATTAAATTCAGCATTAAAATTTCCTGTAAAAACATGATCCAGTTCGTGTTCCCAAAGTCCGCCCCCGACATCGGTTTTATAAATAAAATGGAACTTTTCTGAAAGCTCTGTTTCAATTCCCAATTCCTCTTTTAATCTTCGGTTGGCAGCATCGAGATAGGTTTCCCCGTTTCTGGGATGCGAGCAGACGGCATTGGTCCATTTCAATGGTGAGTGATATTTTTCATCGGCTCTTTGCTGTAAAAGCATTTCGCCTCTTTCATTAAACAAAAAAATAGAAAAAGCACGGTGTAATAAGCCGTTAATGTGTGCCTGCTGTTTTTCCATTACGCCTAAAACGCTGTCCTGAGGGTTCACTAAAACTACGAATTCTTCCATTTCTACAAATGTAAGTTTAATAAATGTATTTTGGAAATTTTTGGTGAAACATCATTGTTTTAGTCTTCCAATTGCAGTGTTTGTTTTAAGGGTAGACAAGTCGTGCTGTTTTTTTTGACGAAAAGATCTAAAGTATATTTTCAACTAAAATTATAAAAATGACAAGCATCAACATGATTTTATTCTTTAAATAATAAGTTTTAGTTTAAAAATTAAATTAATAGAAAGTTTTCGACCATCTTTTAATGTAAAAACTGTAACTTTGCTGTTCAATTTTTAACGATGGAATTAGAGTACATAGAACACATTAGTCCAATTCTTAAGGACGGAGTAAAGAACTACTTGATCGATATTGACGGAACCATTACTGAAGACGTTCCGAACGAAGAACCTGAAAGAATGGTTACCTGTGAACCTTTTCCGGATGCGTTGGAAACCATCAACAGATGGTATGACGAAGGCCACCAGATTTGTTTTTTCACTTCCAGAACTGAAAATTTAAAACAAGTTACAATTGATTGGTTGGATAAGCATGGCTTCAAATACCACAGCGTATTATGCGGAAAGCCAAGAGGCGGAAATTATCACTGGATTGATAATCATTTGGTAAGAGCCACAAGATACAAAGGCAAATTTACAGATCTTGTAGAAAAGCAGGTTACTATTGAAGTATTTAAAGAAGAATAAAAAATTTAGTGTAAAGATTAAACGATTAAATTTTACCGTGAGTAATATTTAATTGTTTAATCTTTTTAATTTTTAAATCGATAAAAAATTTTATGAAAGTTTTAGCAAACGACGGCTTAGATCAATCTGGAATTGATGCATTAACGGAGAAAGGATTTGAGGTAATTACCACGAAGGTTCCTCAGGAATCTTTGGTAGATTACATTAATGAGCACAAAATCCGTACTATTTTGGTGCGCAGTGCGACAAAGGTGAGAAAAGATATTATTGATAATTGCCCTTCTATCGAGATCATCGGCAGAGGAGGTGTTGGGATGGATAATATTGATGTAGATTATGCAAGAGAAAAAGGGATCCATGTGATCAATACGCCGTCTGCTTCTTCGGAATCGGTTGCTGAGCTGGTATTTGCCCATTTATTTTCAGGGGCAAGATTTTTACAGGATTCGAACAGAAAAATGCCTTTGGTAGGTGATACTGAATTTGCAGGCTTGAAAAAAGCGTATGCTGCAGGTATCGAATTGAAAGGTAAAACGATCGGTATTGTTGGAATGGGAAGAATAGGGCAGGAAGTCGCAAAAATCGCTTTAGGCCTTGGTATGCGGGTGATTGCCGCTGATAATAATGTGGGAAGAGCAAGCATTAAAGTGACTTTCTACAATAACCAGTTCATCAATGTTGATATCGAAACAGAACCGCTTCAGGAGGTATTGAAGCATTCTGATTTTATCACGCTTCACGTTCCGGCTCAGAAAGACGGATATATGATCGGAAAGAATGAATTCGATATCATGAAGGATGGCGTGGCGATCGTTAACTGCTCAAGAGGTGGTGTGATAGATGAAGCTGCATTAATTGAAGCGTTGGACTCAGGAAAAGTGAAATTTGCAGGGTTGGATGTTTTCATTAACGAACCAACGCCTTCAAAAGAAATTCTGAACCATTCTAAAATCTCTCTAACGCCCCACACAGGAGCATCTACACTGGAAGCGCAGGACAGAATCGGGCTTTCCTTGGCAGAACAGATCACGAGTATTTTACAGATCAGCTAATGCAGATCAGGTTAATATAAAATAAAAACCATCTCAGAGCGAGGTGGTTTTATTATTTTAGATAGTATTTTTATTTTTAAGCAAATCTCTGATTTCCATTAATAATTTTTGGTCTTCAGTAGGTCCGGCAGGAGCAGCAGGTGCTTCCTCTTTCTTAATAACTTTGCTCGCCCCCTTTACAAGCCAGAAAAGAACCATGGCGATACATAAAAAACTGATAACGGCAGAGAGAAAATTTCCGTAGGTCACCCCATTCCATGATAATTTTGAAATGTTTTCCGCGCCGGCAGCTTTCAAAGCAGGGTTCAGTAGTAATGGAGTAATAACATCCTCCACCAAAGAAGAAACAATTTTTCCAAATGCGCCCCCGATGATCACAGCAACAGCCAGATCAAGCACATTGCCTTTAAAAGCAAACTCTTTAAATTCTTTTACAAATCCCATAATTTATATTTTTTTAATTAGTATATACACAAAAGTAGGAATTTCAATTTTTAAAATTCAACATTTTATGAGTTTTTTAGATTGAAAATTTAAATGGGCTCTTAGTAATTGAATAATTATAATTAAATTTAGTAAAATAATTAATAATGAAAATTTTCACAGCAGAACAAATTCATCAGGGTGATTTGTATACTATTAATAATGAGCCTATTCCTTCCATTCTTTTAATGGAGAGAGCAGCGGCATCCTGCGTCGACTGGATTTCTGAGAACTGTAAAAATCATAGAAATTTTGCGGTGTTTTGCGGAAACGGGAATAACGGGGGGGATGGTTTTGCGATCGCAAGAATGCTTTACCAGAAAGGTTTCGATGTAGATGTTTTTATTAATCCCAAATCTAAATATTCAAGCAATGCCAATGAAAATCTGAAAGAGCTAAGGGATCTTTCGGGGATTTTAATTAAGAGCTTCAAGGATGCTGAAAACTACCGCTTTGACAGCAGAACTATTATTATTGATGCCCTTTTCGGGATTGGTCTTTCAAGAAATATTGAAGATGAATTAAAGGATCTGATTGATCTTTTAAATCAAAAGAAAAATGTGAAAATTGCGGTTGATGTTCCTTCAGGGCTTTTTATTGATCAGATCACAGATGAAAATTCGACTATTTTACGGGCTGATTATACTTTAAGTTTTCAGCTGTGGAAGAAGAGTTTTTTACATCCCGAAACGGGAAAATATACCGGAAAAGTTGAGGTTTTAAATATTAATTTAAGTGAAGAATATATTTCTCAGACTGAAACAAATGATTTTGTGATCAGCGATGATGAGATAAAAGATCTATTTAAAGTAAGAAGCGATTTTTCACATAAAGGTACGTATGGAAAAGCAACCATCATAGCCGGAAGTTACGGGAAAATGGGAGCGGCTGTTTTGTCAGCGAAAGCAGCTTTAAAAACCGGCTCGGGACTGACATTTGTTCTGGCTCCGAAATGTGGTTACGACATTCTTCAGACGTCATGTCCGGAGGCGATGTTTGTTGAAGGAGGTAATCAGCACATAGAAGTGATAGAGGAAGATGAAAATTCGGTCTATGGAATCGGCCCGGGAATCGGAACCGATGAACAGACGAAAAAGGCTTTGCTGAAATTTTTGAAAGATCATTCCAGGCCTGTGGTATTGGATGCGGATGCTTTAAACTGTATTGCTGAAACTAAAAATGGTTTACAGTTAATTCCGGAAAAATCAATCATTACACCACATCCGAAGGAATTTGCACGGTTATTCGGAGCGACAAAAGATTCTTTTGAAAGAACTGAATTAGCCCTAAAAAAGGCGAAAGAACACGATATTATTATTGTGTTGAAAGATCATCATAGCCAGATCGTGACACCTGAAGGAAAGATTTTTTATAATATTACCGGAAATTCAGGGCTGGCGAAAGGAGGAAGCGGGGATATTCTGACCGGGATTATCACTTCATTTTTGGCTCAGAAATATACTGAGCAGGAAGCTGCCGTTTTAGGGGTCTGGTTTCATGGAAAAGCCGCTGATTATGCTGCCGAAAAGTATTCTAAAGAAGCAATGGTCTCAACGGATATTATCAATGAATTTGGGAAGGTCTTCGGGGAGCTTAATGAAAAAGCAGAAGTGAAACTGTAAAGTTGTAATTGATATAAAAAAAATCAGATCATAAACACTATGATCTGATTTTTTTTATATTCTGATAATCACTAGTCAGGTTTTTCATTTTCTGCCTGAGTGATTTTAAACTTTTTAGAAATAGCCATGATCACAAATCCGGCGATCATAAAAGGAATAGAAAGCACCTGCCCTGTATTTAATCCTCCGAACTGGATAAACTCATCTCCCTGTGGCTCTTTTAAGAATTCCACGAAGAATCTGATGGCCCAAAGGATAATAAAGAATAACCCGAATAGCCATCCCTGCTGATATTTTTTATTGGTTTTTCTATAAAGAATCCAAAGAATTACGAATAAACAGATGTATCCGAAAGCCTCGAATAATTGTGACGGATAACGGGGAACTGTAATTCCGTATTCGCTGCTCTGCTGTGGGAAAAGTAACGCGAATGGAGAATTAGGATCTACCTGCTTCCCGATGATCTCAGAGTTGAAGAAATTTCCTAATCGAACAAATGCACCGCCCAAAGACACTACAATTCCCAATCGGTCGTATACCCAAAACGGATTTTTCTTAATGATCTTAAATGAATAATAAAGCGTCGTGAAGATCAATGCGATGGTTGCACCGTGGCTCGCTAATCCTGAAAAACCAGTGAATTTGAGCCCGTTCTTCGTACTGATCGGTAAAAAAACACTCCAGAAATCTTCTTTAAACAATTCAGGCTGATAGAAAATAACGTGTCCCATTCTCGCGCCTAAGATCGTACCGATTAATGTCCATGTGAAAAGAGGCTCTAAATATTTTTGGTTGACATTGTCGATTTTGAATATCTTCGTCATTAAAATGTATCCGAAACCAAAGGCAAAAACAAACATTAAGCTGTAAAAATGCAGGGTTAACCCGAACAGATTGATTCCTTTGGAGGGATCCCATATTTTGAAAGAGGTTTCCAGCTCTACATTGTCAGAAGCAGTGATGGGTTTGCCGGATTTTACGGCATATTTAAATGTATCAATATTTTCCTGACTTACAGGAGCCGTAATCAATTTAAAATTTTTGTCTAAAAACTGGTACTGTGCAGTCTTAAATTTTTCCAGTGTTAAGACGCTGAAATTATAGTAATTCGGTTCAAAATTAGATTCATTCAGGATTACCAAAACATTTCCATCCACTTTTCTGTCCGGAAAAACATTCAGATCTCCCAACTCTGTTGTTGCATAAATCTTTACCGGAACATCCGCTGAATTTACTTTTAAAGTTCCGTCCGATAACCCTCCGGGATAATTTTGTGCAAACATAGTCTGCGTAATCAACGCAAAAACAGCGAGGTAGATTCTGAAAAAAATATTGTTCATTTCTATTTTTTTTGTCATTTTTTATTCGATTGATTTTGTTTTTCTGGGTGGAACAGGATCGTAGCCGCTTCCTCCCCAGGGATGACATTTTGCTATTCTTTTGACCCCCATCCAAAATCCTTTAAACACACCATGCACTTGCAGAGATTCTACCATATAATGTGAGCAGGTAGGCTCATAACGGCAGTTTTTGGGAAGTAAAGGCGAGATAAACCATTGGTAAAATTTGATCAGAATTACCAAAGGAAAAGTGATTATTTTATTGAATGTAAGTTTCAAAACATTGCAAAAATAGGGTAAAAATTTGAAAATTAGTTTAAATTTGTTAGAAGTTTCAGGCATGTAAACCACGTTTCATCGGATAAATCCGGGTGTTCGTCGATTTGTTATCTCTTTGGATTTTAAATCGTGATTTTTACTGCATTTCTGAAAAGTTTAATTGAAAATTTACTTTAAATCAAACAATAATTTTGAGTCAGAATAGTCCATTAGCCGAAAGAATGAGACCAAAAACTCTGGATGAGGTGCTGGGGCAGGAGCATCTTACCGGAGAGAAGGGAACCATCAGAAAAATGATTGATAATAATAATCTGAATTCATTAATTTTCTGGGGACCTCCGGGAACGGGGAAAACAACATTAGCAGAGATTCTTTCTGAAAAGTCCGGACGGAAATTTTATAAATTATCGGCCGTGTCTTCAGGGGTGAAAGATGTACGCGATGTGATTGAAGATGCCAAAAAACAGAATCTGTTTTCCGGAAAGTCACCGATATTATTTATCGATGAAATTCACCGTTTTAATAAATCCCAACAGGATTCCCTGCTTCATGCCGTTGAAAAAGGCTGGATCGTCCTCATTGGAGCCACCACCGAAAATCCAAGTTTTGAAGTGGTTTCTGCTTTGCTCTCAAGAAGCCAGGTGTATATTTTGAAAGCATTAACGTATGAAAAACTGGAAGAGCTTATCGATATTGCCTTAAAACGATATAATCAGGATGAAAAAACAGATTTTGAAATTGCAGACAAGCAGGCTTTTATACAATATTCCGGTGGGGACGGGAGAAAACTGATCAATTCTGTGGAACTTGTTTTGAATCAGTACGTCAATTCTAAAAAGAAGAAAATCACCAATGAAGATGTGCTGGAAGTTCTACAGGAAACCATGGCACTTTATGATAAAAACGGAGAACAGCATTATGATATAATCTCTGCCTTCATTAAATCGATGCGGGGAAGCGACCCGAATGGCACGGTTTATTGGTTAGCCAGAATGATTGCCGGAGGTGAAGATATTAAATTCATTGCCAGAAGAATGTTGATTTTGGCTTCCGAAGATATTGGGTTAGCGAATCCGAATGCACTGGTGATTGCCAATAATTGCTTCCAGGCGGTCAATGTTATCGGGAATCCTGAAGCACGTATTATTTTAAGTGAGACCGCAGTTTATCTTGCTGTTTCTCCAAAGAGTAACTCCACCTACAATGCGATTAATGAAGCATTGGCCTTGGTGAAACAAACAGGAAATCTGCCTGTGCCTCTGCATTTGAGAAATGCCCCGACAAAACTGATGAAAGAGTTGGATTACGGTAAAGAGTATAAATATGCGCATTCTTATGAGGGAAATTTTGTAGATCAGGATTTTTTACCGGAAGAAATTAAAAATGTAAAATTGTACCAACCGGGAAATAATGCAACCGAGAAAAAGATCTATGAAGAACTCAAGAAAAAATGGAACAACAAGTATTAGAGGTTTTAAAAGTTAAAAGTAAAATGTAAAAAGAGCCAAGTGGAGAACTGTCATTGTACACCGAATTTTTTTTAATAAATGATATCATTTGACCTTAAAGGCTTTTCGTATTTGCATTGACAGGATAAACTTCCAACATGCAATTTCCTCCTTCTTCCAGTCAAATTAATACTATTTTCTTTTTGAATTTACCTTAATAAACCCTGAAGGGGTTAAATATTAGTAGCGTCGGGTGAAGCCTGACGAAGAAGTATTTAATGATGGTATAACCCCGCAGGGGTTGAATGATTTAAAGGGAATTTCAAAGACAAAATGGTATGAAATAAAAAAAAAGATACTCGGTTGAGTATCTTTTTTATGAAATATGCTTGATTAATTATCTCTGAGTACTGATGAATAGTGTTTTCCTGCCATTATCATCTTTAACTTCCATTTTTCCTAAAACGTCTCCGTAAACAGCGGTTTCCGGATTGCTAAATTCATAGCCGTCGATAAGAACAGGCTGACCTTTTGGCAACTGATACTGTTCATTGAGCTGGGAAATCGTCAGTCGGTCCAAGGTTTCATAACCAGCTTTAATTTTCACTTCTGTAAGCCCTTTGTCTGCAATAAAGCTGTATTTTTTTAGATTTTGAGGAAGAGTTGCTGCCGTTTTGTAAATACTTTTGCTTTGAACAATATCTTTTCTGATGGTAAACATGTCAACGGTTCCGACAATATCATTGGCAACGGCAAACCTTGTGGAAGGATTTTTCTGCGCAAAAAGGACAGTTGAGGAACATAACAAAAAGGAATATAAAATTTTTTTCATAATCTGAAGAATGTATAAAGATTAAAAACAGGATAAATATAGTTATTTTTTGCAAAGTCTGAATAATATTTATCTTTAAAATGAAAATTAATCACGTATTGATGATTTTATTGCGATTCTGTATTTGCTGTTTCTTTCTCTTTTTTATCGACCAGGTTTTTAATGATGTTCTTAAGCCTCTGAAAAGTGAAAGAGCTTAATAATAAAATGATTCCCAGAATGATAAATGCAATAATTCTTGAAACATTGTCCATTTGCCATACATCGTAAGCATAGAGTTTTAAAACCACAATTCCGATCAATGCAAATCCGGCTTTGCTAAGGTCTGCAATCGAATTTTTTAAACCTATATAAATAAATATACTCGAAAGGACAGCCCAGATGATAGGCAGATAAAGAATGCTGAAATGTTTTTCCAGCTGATAAGATTCTGCAATACTGTTTGAATAGGTGATATTATATAAATGATACAATTCAAAACTGACAACAAATGTTAAGGCGAGAGAAAGTACCCAGTAGGAAATGCCGGATCTGAAAAATTTTGTTTTAGGCAGTATTTGCCAACCCGTTATCATAAAGGGAATAAGGTAAAGCAGATGGAGCGCGTAGAAATAGCTTGCAATTTTTTTTGATATAATAGATTCTATAATACTCAAACCTGAAACGGAAGAATTGATCACAATAAGAAACAGAAAAAGATAGATGAGCCCGATTCTGAATTCTTTGCTGATATCAAAAATTCGGCGAAGTAGAAGTAAGGTGAAAATATAATAAATACTGTATAAAACGGCGGAACCGAAAATAATGCTGAACGGTTGATCTGAAATATGATAAATAAGTTCAAATAATAAGGCAAAATAAATGATTCCGTAGCTCGCAATAATAAAAAGGTTTTCAAAGAAACTGTTTTCCTTTTCGTCATTTTCCAATAATTTTCTTAACAAAAATAAATTTGAGAGTGTGGTGATAACAGTTACTGTGCTGGTCAGGAATACAGGATTGAACACGATGTTTAATTTGTTCGATGTAAAATATTCACCCCAGGTGATGATCTGAGCAATAATGACCATTGGAAACAAGACATAAAAACATATTTTAAAGATATTGTGTCCGGTTCTTTTCCAGATGAATAACAGGAGGGTGGCTTCAATAGCCCAGACACTGGTAATGAGATGGGTTTTAAACTGGAGAGCAATCGCTATCGTTATTAAACTCACGGTAATAGCCGAAAAAGTAGAGTAGTAGATTCCGAAATTCTTTTTACCATATTCTTTACACAGTAAAATAGAATTTACTAAAGCAAAGATAACAGGGAAAATAATGACAGGTTCATATTTAAGCTCATTAAAAGTATATACTAATCCGATGATGCTGGAAAAATTGATGAGAAGTAACATCAGAATATCTGAGACCGACAATGTTTTTTCCTTGAAATAATCCTGCAATGCAAAAGCGTAAAAGACCATGTAGCTGATAATATAAAAATAGACACTCAGGATTTCCGTCTTTTCAGCTGTCCAGTAAAAAAGGTAGATATTGGTAAATACAAAAGCAATCCATCCTGCACTTTTCCAATTTTTAAGAAGAGCGATGATTAGCATTCCTACATTTAAAACCATTAAGTACGTAAAAAGAAATGGATAATTACTTTGTCCTGAACTGATCATCAATGGGGCAAGGAAACCACCAAAAAGTGAAAAAATAATTAAAATTTCACTTTTATAAAAATAAGCAAGCCCAATAGAAAGGAATGTGATCAGGCAGGTGATGATAAATGCGGTGTTCTGAGTGAACAGATGATATTCCCTGAATGCAATTGTAGTCGTAAAGTATAATACCGCAATTCCGCCGCCAGTAATAATGGATGAAAAGACACTGTAATTTTTCTTTAGAAAATGTCCTACAATCATAATAATGGCTCCCGTTGCAATTCCGATTCCCACTCTTGGGGTTTCACCAATCCAGTTTTTATCTATTGCATATTTTACAAAATATCCGATTCCTAAAACAAGGGTAAAAATACCGATAATGGTTAAAGCATTTTGTTTCAGAAATTCAAAAACAGGAGTCATCCGATCCTTCTGAGAGGGCAGGGGCTTTTCGTGAACGGGTGCCTGCTTTTGCGGATTGATGTCCGGTATGTTACTTTCAGATCGTATTTTCTCTGTGGAAGATACGTCAGACGAAGTGTCCTGATGAAGTTGATGCTGATTTGCAGTATCGTTTTTCTCCCGCAGCAAACCATCTACTTTCCTTTCCAGATCGGTGATCCTGCTTAAAAGCCTCGCATATATGAAAATAATAATGATGACAGCTATGATGATGAGGATATTGATCATTATTTCGTTTTTAGTAATCAAATATAAATATTTGTACCGAATTGCTTGTTAAAAACCCGTGGTTTTATAAGTGATTCAAACTGATACGAACATCACAGGGAGATGTTTTTTTATGTTTTTTGACACGGTTTTGAATGTGTTTTTAAGGTTCTTATTGCGTGAATTCGCCTTATCTCGGAATAGAAAACCATCAAGCAATACAATATCAGTACGCTATAAACAAGAAAGTCCATCCTCTCGGGATGGACTAAAAGGTAGAGGTTGTCTTTTCTAGTTTGAAACTTTATAAATATAAAAAGACGAGATACTGGATCCGATTAAACCAACAGCCAACGCAGTCGATCCGGTTAGCCCGAATGATAACTTATCTCCCGCCTGCAGAGTATAAAGGGAGTTAATACTGGTTTCGGAAATGGTTAGGCTTAAAAGAACGAGATTGGCACCACTGAAGGGACGATTGTCGATCAATGTAGCGACTCCGCCCCTGTTTCTTACAATTCCTATTCCAGGGGCATTAGAGAGGATCTCAGCCTGCAGACCACTGCCGTAACGAAAGCTGAATCCTATCGCATAGGTACCGTTGGAAGGAACGGTATACGTGTAATCGGTGTCCGAGAATAGAGATGCTGTACCAACTGTTCTTTCCGTAGATAAAAAGTTTACTGATCTGAAGCCGGTGGGGAACAGTGACAGGTTCAGCAAGCTTATTCCGGAAGTCTTCCGGGCAGCATACACAGAGGTATTAGTGATCCCGGAGGTGGAAATTGAACTGCTTACCGCATCAACAATGAGTTGTGGACTCACCTGTGCTACCTGAAAATCACCTCCTGTATTCTGATTGAGTGCCAGGATCTGGTATCCTGGAAGAGCCGGGGCGGCAGGGGTTTGTCTGATTTTTAAGGTGCCATTGATGTCCAATGTGGCCGTGGGATTGGGTGTGTTAATTCCAACTTGACCAAAAATACTGCCTGAAACTGTAGCAAACATGAGGGTAAAGGTTGTTGCTTTCATGAGTAAATTTTTTAATTAGTTTTCAAATAATTCACCATCAAAAATTATGCCTGTATGTTGTTGGTATGTTAATGATTAATATAATGTGGTAAGATTATTTTAATTATAAATACATTATTTTTTTAATAAAATTCTATAATTCGTGTATTTTTATTAATAGTTTAAAACGAAATCCCTTTCCTGTATTGAATCTGTAAACGATTATAAATCTTTATGTGGTGAATAATTGTTCTATTTCTGGTCAAAAAAAATAAAAATAAGATAAGAGTTGTCAAAAAAATAATGAATAGAGTAAGAAAAGAATCGGCGTGGGGATAAAAATGTCAAGAATTTCAACGCATTTTCATCATTGATGCCGGGGGAATGTCGGGAATTTGGTATGGGCTTTGTGTATTCGGAGCAAACCGTTTCTCGTTTTTATCG
The sequence above is a segment of the Chryseobacterium sp. MYb264 genome. Coding sequences within it:
- the mscL gene encoding large conductance mechanosensitive channel protein MscL is translated as MGFVKEFKEFAFKGNVLDLAVAVIIGGAFGKIVSSLVEDVITPLLLNPALKAAGAENISKLSWNGVTYGNFLSAVISFLCIAMVLFWLVKGASKVIKKEEAPAAPAGPTEDQKLLMEIRDLLKNKNTI
- the gcvT gene encoding glycine cleavage system aminomethyltransferase GcvT, translating into MKKTALYDKHVSLGAKIVPFAGFEMPVQYSGVTEEHFAVREKAGLFDVSHMGQFFIEGPGSKELLQLVTTNNVDALENGKAQYSCLPNENGGIVDDLIVYKMADEKYFVVVNASNIDKDWNHISKYNTFGAKMTNASDDMSLLAVQGPKATEILQKLTETNLSEIPYYHFTVGSVAGVSDIIISNTGYTGSGGFEIYFNNDAAEKLWDAIIEAGAEEGIIPCGLAARDTLRLEKGFCLYGNDIDDTTSPIEAGLGWITKFDKDFVSKDTFAKQKEEGVTRKLVAFELTDKGVPRHDYPVVDSEGNVIGKVTSGTQSPMKKVGLGLAYVDKPHFKLGSEIFIQVRNKNIPAKVVKAPFV
- a CDS encoding NAD(P)H-hydrate dehydratase, with the translated sequence MKIFTAEQIHQGDLYTINNEPIPSILLMERAAASCVDWISENCKNHRNFAVFCGNGNNGGDGFAIARMLYQKGFDVDVFINPKSKYSSNANENLKELRDLSGILIKSFKDAENYRFDSRTIIIDALFGIGLSRNIEDELKDLIDLLNQKKNVKIAVDVPSGLFIDQITDENSTILRADYTLSFQLWKKSFLHPETGKYTGKVEVLNINLSEEYISQTETNDFVISDDEIKDLFKVRSDFSHKGTYGKATIIAGSYGKMGAAVLSAKAALKTGSGLTFVLAPKCGYDILQTSCPEAMFVEGGNQHIEVIEEDENSVYGIGPGIGTDEQTKKALLKFLKDHSRPVVLDADALNCIAETKNGLQLIPEKSIITPHPKEFARLFGATKDSFERTELALKKAKEHDIIIVLKDHHSQIVTPEGKIFYNITGNSGLAKGGSGDILTGIITSFLAQKYTEQEAAVLGVWFHGKAADYAAEKYSKEAMVSTDIINEFGKVFGELNEKAEVKL
- the idi gene encoding isopentenyl-diphosphate Delta-isomerase, translated to MEEFVVLVNPQDSVLGVMEKQQAHINGLLHRAFSIFLFNERGEMLLQQRADEKYHSPLKWTNAVCSHPRNGETYLDAANRRLKEELGIETELSEKFHFIYKTDVGGGLWEHELDHVFTGNFNAEFNLNKNEVAAVRYISFEDLDKELTENPDNFTEWFKIILAEYKHHF
- the yidD gene encoding membrane protein insertion efficiency factor YidD; amino-acid sequence: MKLTFNKIITFPLVILIKFYQWFISPLLPKNCRYEPTCSHYMVESLQVHGVFKGFWMGVKRIAKCHPWGGSGYDPVPPRKTKSIE
- the lgt gene encoding prolipoprotein diacylglyceryl transferase; this translates as METSFKIWDPSKGINLFGLTLHFYSLMFVFAFGFGYILMTKIFKIDNVNQKYLEPLFTWTLIGTILGARMGHVIFYQPELFKEDFWSVFLPISTKNGLKFTGFSGLASHGATIALIFTTLYYSFKIIKKNPFWVYDRLGIVVSLGGAFVRLGNFFNSEIIGKQVDPNSPFALLFPQQSSEYGITVPRYPSQLFEAFGYICLFVILWILYRKTNKKYQQGWLFGLFFIILWAIRFFVEFLKEPQGDEFIQFGGLNTGQVLSIPFMIAGFVIMAISKKFKITQAENEKPD
- a CDS encoding LNS2 domain-containing protein, with the translated sequence MELEYIEHISPILKDGVKNYLIDIDGTITEDVPNEEPERMVTCEPFPDALETINRWYDEGHQICFFTSRTENLKQVTIDWLDKHGFKYHSVLCGKPRGGNYHWIDNHLVRATRYKGKFTDLVEKQVTIEVFKEE
- a CDS encoding D-2-hydroxyacid dehydrogenase — encoded protein: MKVLANDGLDQSGIDALTEKGFEVITTKVPQESLVDYINEHKIRTILVRSATKVRKDIIDNCPSIEIIGRGGVGMDNIDVDYAREKGIHVINTPSASSESVAELVFAHLFSGARFLQDSNRKMPLVGDTEFAGLKKAYAAGIELKGKTIGIVGMGRIGQEVAKIALGLGMRVIAADNNVGRASIKVTFYNNQFINVDIETEPLQEVLKHSDFITLHVPAQKDGYMIGKNEFDIMKDGVAIVNCSRGGVIDEAALIEALDSGKVKFAGLDVFINEPTPSKEILNHSKISLTPHTGASTLEAQDRIGLSLAEQITSILQIS